The following proteins are encoded in a genomic region of Cyclonatronum proteinivorum:
- a CDS encoding TonB-dependent receptor, translating into MRRTLLWLLILTAAGWILPAAVHAQATGNITGVVTDRDDGETLIGVNVIVRGTSFGDATNLDGEFNIRNIRPGEYALEFSYIGYERILITGVRVVAGETTTLDVEMGLQPLTAGDEVLVIGERPIFDIEKSSTSTSLSREQIAAAPVRRVDEVVGMTAGVVRDPSGLYIRGGRANETGFVIDGVSAQNPLAGTGFGLDLGANAFQNVEVTTGGVDVEFGNATSGVVSVETQSGGESFSGNFAHKRDNPGRMTGASSNFFTDIYDFSLGGPVPFLDGVLPGSISFFMAGQMNITNEFMRQTADQVESSLISNTMWSPRQDNRYSGLFKLTYRIKPGMRLEAAYNRSLVVNQNTRMLQIIGDDVQIRPGYQFFFEQSLDNANTYANDSNMAYVKWTHAVSNATFYDVQLSRFFTRLRADANGRNWRPEFVDGEFDAASIITFPITPFPAGDQFTYALPGDGFANNGGIASLWHDHFAEEITLRSTVTSFLADNNHRLRVGLEMKFKNYQWIDISRPWVGAPIQIDDETETQTGRLGATSDIWNVRPARGALFVSDQIRYRGLIANIGARLEYWFPGSYVDNFVDDPLSPIPNVVREAYMNETYSFFGRRFKMRLLPRINVSFPVRENMVMYFNYSHKSKLPHPTHVYAGLDPFYQDRSFLSNLGNPNLNPEMDISYEIGFRYQLTANDALNVTAFWSDKYDFITAERVNIVDAAGRESERTFRVNGDFARVRGLELSYLKRYSHFLQGSLSVTYSRAEGLSSTSNDALSNIISGGQDFGNNIETPLAWDRPWDIKGNIIFTWDRPNDPLFGLAPLNQFRLFLSGMYRSGIRYTPMVFRGNERNPVTGVEDWRPIYERDPDPNRRFSETGESWVMFDLTFERWINIGSTRIRGTLEITNLFNAKNAAIINPVTGRAYRTDYPTDPQALIALRDDRRFDVPANVRDPRYVDPRDNNSPAYLNPANFLEQRHIMFGLAINF; encoded by the coding sequence ATGAGAAGAACGCTACTTTGGCTATTAATCCTGACAGCGGCAGGATGGATACTACCCGCTGCGGTACACGCACAGGCTACCGGAAATATCACAGGTGTAGTAACCGACCGTGACGACGGCGAAACCCTGATCGGGGTGAACGTGATCGTGCGCGGCACAAGCTTCGGCGACGCAACCAACCTCGACGGGGAATTTAACATCCGGAATATACGTCCCGGTGAATACGCTCTGGAATTCAGCTATATCGGCTATGAGCGGATTCTGATTACCGGCGTGCGTGTTGTTGCGGGCGAAACCACTACGCTCGATGTGGAAATGGGCTTGCAGCCGCTTACGGCCGGCGATGAAGTGCTCGTAATCGGGGAAAGGCCTATTTTTGATATTGAGAAGTCTTCCACCTCAACCAGCCTCTCGCGCGAACAAATTGCTGCGGCACCCGTGCGACGCGTAGATGAAGTGGTTGGGATGACCGCAGGCGTTGTACGCGATCCTTCAGGATTGTATATCCGTGGCGGCCGGGCGAATGAAACAGGTTTTGTAATCGACGGTGTATCTGCGCAAAACCCGCTTGCAGGTACCGGATTCGGGCTTGATCTCGGCGCCAATGCCTTCCAGAATGTGGAAGTTACCACCGGTGGCGTAGATGTTGAATTCGGAAACGCGACTTCAGGCGTGGTAAGCGTCGAAACGCAGTCAGGCGGCGAAAGCTTTTCCGGTAACTTTGCGCACAAACGTGACAATCCGGGCCGTATGACCGGGGCTTCGTCCAACTTTTTTACGGATATCTACGATTTCTCCCTGGGCGGACCGGTTCCGTTTTTAGACGGGGTGCTGCCGGGTTCGATCTCCTTTTTTATGGCTGGTCAGATGAATATCACCAATGAATTCATGCGGCAAACCGCAGATCAGGTGGAGAGTTCACTCATCAGCAACACCATGTGGTCACCGCGTCAGGATAACCGCTACAGCGGTCTGTTCAAACTGACCTACCGCATTAAGCCGGGCATGCGGCTTGAAGCGGCCTACAACCGCTCGCTGGTTGTAAACCAAAATACCCGCATGCTGCAGATTATCGGGGATGATGTACAGATTCGTCCGGGCTATCAGTTCTTTTTCGAGCAAAGCCTCGATAACGCGAACACCTATGCCAACGACAGTAACATGGCATACGTCAAGTGGACCCATGCGGTATCGAATGCTACATTTTATGATGTTCAGCTCAGCCGCTTTTTCACGCGCCTCCGCGCTGACGCCAACGGACGGAACTGGCGTCCGGAGTTTGTGGACGGCGAGTTTGACGCGGCGAGTATCATCACTTTTCCCATCACACCGTTTCCTGCCGGTGATCAGTTTACCTATGCCCTGCCCGGTGACGGTTTTGCCAACAACGGAGGTATTGCTTCCCTCTGGCATGATCACTTTGCTGAAGAAATCACCCTGAGAAGCACCGTGACTTCCTTCCTGGCGGATAACAATCACCGTCTCCGTGTAGGTCTGGAGATGAAGTTCAAAAACTATCAGTGGATTGATATCAGCCGGCCGTGGGTAGGTGCACCGATTCAGATTGATGACGAAACCGAGACCCAAACCGGACGTCTTGGCGCTACCTCAGATATCTGGAATGTAAGACCGGCACGCGGAGCGCTGTTTGTGAGCGACCAGATCAGATACCGCGGACTCATCGCCAATATCGGCGCCCGCCTCGAATACTGGTTCCCCGGCAGCTATGTAGATAATTTCGTAGATGATCCGCTTTCGCCCATTCCCAACGTTGTGCGTGAAGCTTACATGAACGAGACCTATAGTTTCTTTGGTCGCCGCTTCAAAATGCGTTTGCTTCCGCGTATTAACGTCTCCTTCCCGGTGCGTGAAAATATGGTGATGTATTTCAACTACAGCCATAAGTCCAAGCTGCCTCACCCTACACACGTGTACGCGGGTCTCGATCCCTTTTATCAGGACCGTTCATTCCTCAGCAATCTCGGGAATCCCAACCTGAATCCCGAGATGGACATCTCGTATGAGATTGGCTTCCGCTATCAGCTCACCGCCAATGACGCGCTGAATGTCACCGCTTTCTGGAGTGATAAATATGACTTCATTACTGCAGAGCGGGTTAATATCGTAGATGCTGCCGGTCGGGAGTCAGAGCGTACATTCCGTGTGAACGGCGACTTTGCCCGGGTCCGCGGTCTGGAGCTTTCCTACCTGAAGCGCTACTCGCACTTCCTGCAGGGCTCGCTCAGCGTAACCTACTCCCGCGCGGAAGGTCTGAGCTCGACTTCCAATGACGCGCTCAGCAACATCATCTCCGGTGGTCAGGATTTCGGAAACAACATCGAGACCCCGCTGGCCTGGGATCGTCCGTGGGATATCAAGGGTAACATCATCTTCACCTGGGATCGCCCCAACGACCCGCTGTTTGGTCTTGCGCCCCTCAATCAGTTCCGCCTCTTCCTGTCCGGTATGTATCGTAGCGGTATTCGCTACACGCCTATGGTCTTCCGCGGCAACGAGCGTAACCCGGTAACCGGCGTTGAAGACTGGCGCCCGATTTACGAGCGTGATCCTGATCCGAACCGCCGCTTTTCCGAAACCGGCGAGTCATGGGTGATGTTCGATCTCACCTTTGAGCGCTGGATCAATATTGGCAGCACGCGCATTCGCGGTACGCTTGAAATCACCAACCTTTTCAATGCGAAAAACGCTGCTATCATCAATCCGGTAACCGGTCGTGCTTATCGCACCGACTACCCGACCGATCCGCAGGCGCTAATCGCCCTCCGTGATGACCGCCGATTTGATGTGCCGGCCAATGTTCGCGATCCCCGCTATGTGGATCCCCGCGACAACAACAGCCCGGCATACCTCAATCCGGCAAACTTCCTCGAACAGCGCCACATTATGTTTGGCCTCGCCATTAATTTCTGA
- a CDS encoding DoxX family protein: protein MNYFNDTFRDAGILMLRFGIGFMIMLHGYPKITGGPETWAFLGSTMANIGITFWPVFWGFMAAVTEFFGGIFLMLGLLHRVSAALLTFTMFVAAMMHYSNGDPFMQPGGPDIAYAVELGIVFFAMALIGPGKYALDNLIFKKK from the coding sequence ATGAATTACTTTAATGATACGTTCCGCGACGCGGGCATACTGATGCTTCGCTTTGGTATTGGTTTTATGATTATGCTGCACGGCTACCCCAAAATTACGGGCGGTCCGGAAACCTGGGCTTTCTTAGGCAGCACGATGGCCAATATTGGCATTACGTTCTGGCCTGTCTTCTGGGGTTTTATGGCTGCGGTGACCGAGTTTTTCGGCGGCATTTTTCTCATGCTTGGCCTGCTGCACCGTGTTAGCGCTGCGCTGCTGACCTTCACCATGTTCGTGGCTGCCATGATGCACTACAGCAATGGCGATCCCTTTATGCAGCCGGGCGGCCCAGACATTGCCTACGCGGTTGAACTGGGCATTGTCTTTTTTGCGATGGCGCTTATCGGTCCGGGCAAGTATGCGCTGGACAACCTGATTTTCAAAAAGAAATAG
- a CDS encoding PorV/PorQ family protein, giving the protein MLYTHRKYHILSAAVIMLLLMVGFADTAVAQRSIIPSLGDSRSGTSGFQFLKINPDARSSGLGASNVADATDASSLYLNPALAAQMQGNQIQISHTQYFTDISLNYAAYLHRRGSMAFGASVLYLDSGDMNETTEFNPFGTGRTFRAINMAAGLTFAQELTNLFSYGVSLKYVEERIAEFEAQTVVFDVGFFYRVGDTGLRFAVGLNNFGIDASPSGEIRRLDLEGEIIETEFEDVSPPTTFKMGAAYDIFNSDNLSLTGLAQITNPADNAEQFSLGAELGYLNQFYLRAGYEFGVDEASLPSFGVGFNLPVLNYSLGLDYGFSTRDRLGSLHRFALKFTL; this is encoded by the coding sequence ATGTTATATACCCATAGAAAATATCACATCCTGTCTGCCGCCGTAATCATGCTGCTGCTGATGGTTGGTTTTGCAGATACAGCGGTGGCACAGCGCAGCATTATTCCCAGCCTGGGTGACTCCCGCTCCGGAACTTCCGGTTTTCAGTTTCTCAAAATCAATCCGGACGCCCGCTCTTCAGGTCTTGGCGCCTCCAATGTGGCCGACGCGACGGACGCCTCATCGCTTTACCTGAACCCGGCCCTTGCTGCGCAAATGCAGGGCAATCAGATTCAGATCAGCCACACGCAGTACTTTACTGATATCTCCCTGAACTACGCGGCCTATCTGCACCGCCGCGGCAGCATGGCTTTCGGAGCTTCGGTACTGTATCTCGATTCCGGCGATATGAATGAGACAACGGAGTTCAACCCCTTTGGCACAGGTCGTACCTTTCGGGCGATCAACATGGCTGCGGGCCTCACTTTTGCGCAGGAGCTTACCAACCTGTTCAGCTACGGCGTTAGCCTCAAGTATGTGGAAGAGCGCATAGCCGAATTCGAAGCCCAGACCGTCGTCTTTGATGTGGGATTTTTCTACCGTGTTGGCGACACCGGACTCCGCTTTGCGGTAGGTCTGAATAATTTCGGCATAGACGCGAGTCCTTCCGGAGAAATCCGCCGGCTCGACCTGGAAGGTGAAATTATTGAAACCGAATTTGAAGACGTCTCGCCGCCTACTACCTTTAAAATGGGAGCCGCCTATGACATCTTTAACAGCGATAATCTTTCGCTTACCGGTCTCGCGCAAATTACCAACCCTGCCGACAATGCCGAACAGTTCAGCCTTGGGGCGGAACTCGGATACCTGAATCAGTTTTATCTGCGCGCCGGCTATGAGTTTGGTGTGGATGAAGCTTCCCTGCCCAGCTTTGGCGTTGGCTTCAATCTACCCGTGCTCAACTACAGCCTTGGCCTCGACTACGGCTTCAGCACCCGCGACCGACTTGGTAGTCTGCACCGGTTCGCTCTCAAATTCACGCTTTAA
- a CDS encoding NHL repeat-containing protein, with amino-acid sequence MMKQVFTVLLLFVISAGFLISCEDMFGSKQDSITDEIFEDGRLDPNLIVEDVGYVALLPFWDTFNKPTDIFVGYDELVYVTDEDGLHVLDRAGRKYLTLSEAADFDISGSQAASLRNAVSVTQDRLLNVYVAARIDTVIAAVDPDITWNLPAVYKIRNANGAGPVELLQVMVHPFMDASRATAASQRNRLNRDIPDNDEFVEITGLSTLANNELYVTRRGPRNRTGEAITQDNTVLIMSPRSDNPALMRNTSQIRALNPNSPSLTSAIDLTDIASFATPPQRDNVPSDRSFLITQGSPDPDNPREIPFRVLWVNAVDTPDGIEYRSNPNLLNRDTTRARSFLYDQNRFTDPSGVAFSGDERAHLFVVDAARDSLYLFQSNGIEGVNPPAGSSATRAINVSFGGTGNGAREFDNPSGVAYFRRIVYVADTNNNRISRFRLNTDFE; translated from the coding sequence ATGATGAAGCAAGTTTTTACCGTACTGTTATTGTTTGTGATCTCCGCCGGTTTCCTCATTTCCTGTGAGGATATGTTTGGTTCCAAGCAAGACAGCATTACCGACGAGATTTTTGAGGACGGGCGCCTCGATCCGAATCTGATTGTGGAAGATGTGGGCTATGTCGCCCTGCTGCCCTTCTGGGACACCTTCAACAAACCCACCGATATATTTGTAGGCTACGACGAACTCGTGTATGTAACCGATGAAGACGGATTGCATGTACTCGACCGCGCCGGCAGAAAATATCTCACGCTAAGCGAAGCGGCAGATTTTGACATCTCCGGTTCGCAGGCTGCAAGTCTGCGCAACGCGGTATCCGTAACACAGGATCGCCTGCTCAATGTATATGTGGCAGCCCGCATCGATACAGTAATTGCAGCGGTTGATCCTGACATCACCTGGAACCTGCCTGCGGTGTACAAAATTCGAAATGCAAACGGCGCCGGGCCTGTTGAGCTCCTTCAGGTAATGGTGCATCCGTTTATGGACGCAAGTCGTGCAACGGCCGCATCACAGCGGAACCGTCTGAACCGCGACATCCCGGATAACGACGAATTTGTTGAAATCACCGGGCTGTCAACCCTTGCCAACAACGAGCTCTACGTCACCCGCCGCGGGCCCCGTAACCGCACAGGCGAAGCCATCACGCAGGATAACACCGTGCTCATCATGTCACCCCGTTCTGACAATCCCGCACTCATGCGCAACACGAGTCAGATCAGAGCCCTGAATCCGAACTCCCCTTCGCTTACCAGTGCCATTGACCTGACCGACATTGCATCTTTTGCAACCCCGCCGCAGCGAGACAATGTCCCTTCAGACCGCAGCTTCCTGATCACGCAGGGATCACCTGATCCTGATAATCCCCGCGAAATTCCGTTTCGGGTACTTTGGGTAAATGCTGTTGACACGCCGGACGGCATCGAGTACCGGTCGAATCCCAACCTGCTTAACCGGGACACGACCCGCGCGAGAAGTTTCCTGTATGATCAAAACCGTTTCACAGATCCAAGCGGGGTAGCCTTCTCCGGTGACGAGCGCGCACATCTGTTTGTTGTTGACGCCGCCCGCGACAGCCTTTACCTTTTTCAGTCGAACGGCATAGAAGGTGTAAACCCGCCGGCAGGATCATCCGCAACGCGGGCCATCAATGTATCTTTCGGTGGTACCGGCAACGGCGCACGCGAATTCGATAACCCCTCCGGCGTCGCCTACTTCCGTCGCATCGTATATGTCGCGGACACCAATAACAACCGCATTTCCCGCTTCCGCCTGAACACTGATTTTGAGTAA
- a CDS encoding TIGR00341 family protein, whose protein sequence is MALRLIQIYTPAEKPDLHKQLDLENIIEMWVTEQQDGSKHVRVLCEVEYSESLMQQVSESGENYDGFRVILLSAEATIPKAEVEESTDDTPAIRPSGYPAVGEGEKVHRISIVEMYEDVKEMIDLSWVYVTLTAMSTLVAATGMLRDNPAIVIGAMVIAPLLGPNVGLSLATTLGDQNLLKQSLKSLLTGFSLAFLLSVGLGLFLPVNAEVPELLSRTEVSFADIALGIAAGVAGVLSFTRGISAAVIGVMVAVALLPPLVATGLYLGTGETELALGAALLMFTYVVCFNLAGIITLLAQGVTPKTWREKREQTRFSPYAIIVWVILLLIMGAIIYFR, encoded by the coding sequence ATGGCCCTGCGCCTGATCCAAATTTATACGCCTGCCGAAAAGCCGGACCTTCACAAGCAGCTCGACCTGGAAAACATCATAGAAATGTGGGTTACGGAGCAGCAGGATGGCAGCAAGCATGTACGCGTGCTCTGCGAAGTCGAGTACTCCGAATCGCTCATGCAGCAGGTGTCAGAAAGCGGCGAGAACTATGATGGCTTTCGCGTTATTCTTCTCAGCGCCGAAGCCACCATCCCCAAGGCGGAAGTAGAAGAAAGCACCGACGACACGCCCGCTATCCGGCCTTCGGGCTACCCCGCCGTAGGCGAAGGCGAAAAGGTGCACCGCATCTCCATCGTTGAGATGTACGAAGATGTCAAAGAGATGATCGATCTCTCCTGGGTGTATGTCACCCTAACGGCCATGAGCACGCTTGTAGCCGCTACCGGTATGTTGCGCGATAACCCCGCCATCGTGATTGGTGCCATGGTCATTGCGCCGCTTCTCGGACCCAACGTAGGGCTGTCGCTCGCCACAACCCTGGGAGATCAGAACCTTCTGAAACAATCCCTCAAATCACTTCTCACCGGTTTTTCCCTGGCCTTTTTGCTCTCCGTTGGCCTCGGCCTGTTCCTGCCGGTCAATGCGGAAGTGCCCGAGCTTCTCTCCCGCACGGAAGTCAGCTTTGCGGATATTGCGCTGGGCATCGCGGCGGGTGTCGCAGGCGTACTCTCCTTCACACGCGGCATCTCCGCTGCGGTGATTGGCGTGATGGTAGCCGTTGCCTTGCTCCCGCCCCTGGTCGCCACAGGACTCTACCTCGGTACCGGCGAAACCGAACTCGCCCTCGGCGCCGCATTGCTGATGTTCACCTACGTCGTCTGTTTCAACCTCGCAGGCATCATCACCCTACTTGCGCAAGGCGTAACGCCCAAAACCTGGCGCGAAAAACGCGAACAAACCCGATTCAGCCCCTACGCCATCATCGTTTGGGTGATTCTCTTGCTGATCATGGGAGCCATCATCTACTTCCGCTGA
- a CDS encoding OmpA family protein — MRTLSAGAILKLGLILSLLFAVGCSNIGRGALIGAGAGAGAGAVAGAILGDTAKGAIIGAAVGGAAGAIIGSQMDRQARELSEEIEGATIERVDEAIAIRFESGLLFGFDSSELSDTARGNLNALAESLDRFDNTDIVIVGHTDNVGSAAYNQGLSERRAASAAEFLASLGVERSRLVVEGRGLTEPIAENDTDEGRALNRRIEVVIVASETFREEVQD, encoded by the coding sequence ATGAGAACTTTATCTGCAGGTGCTATTCTGAAACTTGGACTTATTCTTTCACTGCTTTTTGCGGTCGGGTGCAGTAATATCGGTCGCGGCGCGCTGATCGGTGCCGGAGCCGGCGCGGGTGCAGGCGCAGTAGCCGGGGCAATACTGGGTGATACGGCCAAAGGGGCCATTATAGGCGCGGCCGTTGGCGGTGCAGCCGGAGCCATTATCGGCTCACAAATGGATCGTCAGGCCCGCGAGCTTTCCGAAGAAATTGAAGGTGCTACGATTGAGCGCGTTGATGAAGCCATTGCCATCCGCTTCGAATCAGGACTGCTGTTCGGGTTTGACTCATCCGAGCTTTCCGACACGGCACGCGGCAATCTGAACGCACTGGCTGAAAGCCTGGACCGCTTCGACAATACCGATATCGTGATTGTGGGGCATACCGACAATGTTGGATCTGCGGCCTACAATCAGGGGCTAAGCGAGCGCAGGGCCGCTTCGGCAGCCGAGTTCTTGGCTTCGCTGGGCGTTGAGCGCAGCCGCCTTGTGGTTGAAGGACGCGGCCTGACCGAGCCCATTGCCGAAAATGATACCGATGAAGGCCGGGCCCTGAACCGCCGCATTGAGGTCGTAATCGTAGCAAGCGAGACCTTCCGCGAGGAAGTGCAGGACTAA